The following proteins are co-located in the Leptospira weilii genome:
- the gatB gene encoding Asp-tRNA(Asn)/Glu-tRNA(Gln) amidotransferase subunit GatB — MAEFETIIGLEVHAQLNTESKIFSTSATKFGSPPNSQTNPVCLGLPGALPVLNESVLEKAIMAGIAFGCDIALFTKFDRKNYFYPDLPKGYQISQFDKPICTGGGVTFTIKGEESPRYVRLTRIHMEEDAGKLIHSADPNIPQSYVDLNRAGTPLIEIVSEPDMRSSDEAYYYLNSLKSILKYIRVSDCNMEEGSLRCDANVSIRPKGSDKFGTRVEIKNLNSFKAVKAAIDYEVEWQTEMALEGKTFQQQTKLWDSVANKTVTMRTKEMSHDYRYFPDPDLPVIILQKETVESVRSKLPELPNERKNRFVEKLGLPKYDAEVLTAEREIADYFEDALKVSGDAKKTSNWVKDEVLGVVNKESITISEFSVSAQRIGGLVKLIADGKISGKIAKTVFEELLTSDKDAEAIVVEKNLIVVRDDKEIERIVDEAIANNQDAVTKYKNGKDRALGAIVGYVMKVSKGKADPELVNQMLLEKLGPLPPKG; from the coding sequence TTGGCGGAATTTGAAACGATCATCGGGCTGGAAGTTCATGCGCAGCTCAATACGGAATCGAAAATATTCTCTACAAGTGCGACCAAGTTCGGTTCTCCTCCGAACTCACAAACCAATCCGGTTTGTTTGGGATTGCCGGGCGCGCTTCCGGTTCTCAACGAGTCCGTTTTGGAAAAAGCCATCATGGCGGGGATTGCGTTCGGATGTGATATCGCTTTATTTACTAAATTCGACCGTAAGAATTATTTTTATCCCGATCTTCCAAAAGGCTATCAGATTTCTCAATTCGATAAACCTATTTGTACTGGAGGCGGAGTCACTTTTACGATCAAAGGGGAGGAATCTCCTCGTTATGTGAGACTGACTCGGATTCATATGGAAGAAGATGCGGGAAAGCTGATACATTCTGCGGACCCGAACATTCCTCAGTCGTATGTCGATCTAAATAGAGCGGGAACTCCCCTCATCGAAATTGTTTCGGAACCGGACATGCGCTCTTCGGATGAGGCGTATTATTATCTTAATTCTTTAAAGTCGATTTTAAAATATATTCGTGTTTCGGATTGTAACATGGAGGAAGGTTCTCTTCGTTGCGACGCAAATGTTTCGATTCGACCGAAAGGTTCGGATAAATTCGGAACCAGAGTCGAAATTAAGAATCTAAATTCTTTCAAAGCGGTCAAAGCGGCAATCGATTACGAAGTAGAATGGCAAACTGAAATGGCGTTGGAAGGAAAAACTTTCCAACAACAGACTAAACTCTGGGATTCTGTGGCAAATAAAACCGTAACAATGAGAACCAAAGAGATGAGCCACGACTATCGTTACTTTCCGGATCCCGATCTTCCGGTAATTATTCTTCAAAAAGAAACGGTGGAATCTGTTCGCTCCAAATTGCCCGAACTGCCGAACGAAAGAAAAAATCGTTTTGTGGAAAAGCTAGGACTTCCAAAATACGATGCTGAAGTTCTGACTGCCGAAAGGGAAATTGCTGATTACTTTGAAGACGCTTTGAAAGTTTCCGGGGATGCAAAGAAGACGTCCAACTGGGTCAAAGACGAAGTTCTTGGTGTAGTAAATAAAGAAAGTATTACGATTTCTGAATTTTCTGTTTCTGCCCAAAGGATTGGCGGACTTGTAAAATTGATTGCGGATGGAAAAATTTCCGGAAAAATCGCCAAGACGGTTTTTGAAGAACTTCTTACTTCCGATAAGGATGCCGAGGCGATCGTCGTCGAAAAGAACCTAATCGTGGTCCGAGACGATAAGGAAATCGAAAGAATTGTGGATGAGGCGATCGCGAACAATCAGGACGCCGTGACCAAATACAAAAATGGTAAAGATCGTGCGTTAGGCGCTATTGTAGGTTATGTGATGAAGGTTTCGAAGGGAAAAGCGGATCCCGAGTTGGTGAACCAAATGCTTTTGGAAAAATTAGGCCCGTTGCCGCCTAAGGGGTAA
- a CDS encoding ParA family protein, which yields MKQILCIANQKGGVGKTTTTVHLAFGLALKGKRVVLLDLDAQGNATSVFVEKNFPYFNSDEGREKSLYKIFRDAGDLRDVLIPTRIQGLKIAPSHSSLSEVDVMLSGKIDGFFHLRDSLEFIKNEFDYAVIDCPPNLSMITLNAFVASTGLLVPLQVSKFSLDGIEAILEAHKNTVKRFNPSLQILGALLTMFNPRTTLSQTLEPMIEPYLKLFSSRIPPSVSVEEAHMLKQTLFEYQPKGKATKSYRDFVEEVLALG from the coding sequence ATGAAACAGATCCTCTGTATCGCAAACCAAAAAGGCGGAGTCGGTAAAACAACAACGACAGTACATCTTGCCTTCGGATTGGCTCTTAAAGGAAAACGAGTCGTCCTTTTGGATCTGGACGCGCAAGGCAACGCCACTTCTGTTTTCGTCGAGAAGAATTTTCCTTATTTCAATTCGGACGAGGGAAGAGAAAAAAGTCTCTATAAGATTTTTAGAGACGCGGGCGATCTTAGGGACGTTTTGATTCCGACTCGAATCCAAGGTTTAAAGATCGCTCCGTCTCATTCTTCCCTCTCAGAAGTAGATGTGATGCTCTCAGGGAAGATCGACGGATTTTTTCATCTCAGAGATTCTCTGGAATTTATCAAGAACGAGTTCGATTATGCCGTCATCGATTGCCCTCCGAATCTTTCCATGATTACTCTCAACGCATTTGTCGCGTCGACCGGTTTGCTCGTTCCTTTGCAGGTTTCTAAATTTTCTCTCGATGGAATCGAAGCGATCTTGGAAGCTCATAAGAATACCGTAAAACGATTTAATCCTTCTCTCCAAATTTTAGGCGCCTTACTTACGATGTTCAATCCCAGAACGACTCTTTCTCAAACTCTCGAACCGATGATCGAACCTTATTTGAAATTGTTTTCATCTAGAATTCCACCTTCCGTAAGCGTGGAAGAAGCGCACATGTTAAAACAGACTCTTTTTGAATATCAACCGAAAGGAAAGGCGACCAAATCCTATCGGGATTTTGTGGAAGAGGTTCTCGCACTTGGCTAA
- a CDS encoding toxin-antitoxin system YwqK family antitoxin, with translation MNSKLNFFLGRISVFSPKNVIVFFTVAFSFSCIKEPIPANVPAGAKFQKEFNTYVFLESERKRIYYDNGKIYQDCSIGELGQENGLCKFYSKYDGRILAQGNFENGVRRGEWIWNFDSGNIYIRQNFGKSSRKPEVMMNGDEGNEEGLYERFYENGQVELKGNYTEGYRNGLWQKYFQDGELEYTGYYKNGLKVKTWFYYYPTHKTEAIEVFDDNGGFISRTTYFPDGTINCKIKKDFDSVCQS, from the coding sequence ATGAACTCAAAATTGAATTTTTTTCTCGGAAGAATTTCCGTTTTCTCACCCAAAAACGTGATTGTATTCTTTACAGTCGCCTTCTCGTTTTCTTGCATCAAAGAGCCGATTCCTGCAAATGTTCCCGCGGGAGCAAAATTTCAAAAAGAATTCAACACATATGTCTTTTTGGAATCCGAAAGAAAAAGGATCTACTACGACAATGGAAAAATTTATCAAGACTGTTCGATAGGCGAACTCGGCCAAGAGAACGGTCTTTGCAAATTCTATTCCAAATACGACGGTCGCATATTAGCACAAGGTAATTTTGAAAACGGGGTTCGCAGAGGAGAATGGATCTGGAACTTTGACAGCGGCAATATTTATATCCGCCAAAATTTTGGGAAAAGCTCCCGCAAACCCGAAGTAATGATGAACGGAGACGAAGGGAACGAAGAAGGCCTCTATGAAAGATTTTATGAGAACGGCCAAGTTGAACTCAAAGGAAATTATACGGAAGGTTATAGAAACGGTCTTTGGCAGAAATATTTTCAAGACGGCGAATTGGAGTACACCGGTTATTATAAAAACGGACTGAAGGTAAAAACCTGGTTTTATTATTATCCAACTCATAAAACGGAAGCAATTGAGGTTTTCGATGACAACGGTGGTTTTATTTCCAGAACGACGTATTTTCCGGACGGAACGATCAATTGCAAAATCAAAAAAGATTTCGATTCAGTTTGCCAATCTTAA
- the pckA gene encoding phosphoenolpyruvate carboxykinase (ATP) encodes MQAQTTQVKGLKELGLEPSEIFHNLSYDEIYEHEKRNGETVISSNGTMMVDTGIFTGRSPKDKYFVDEPSSNGNIWWSHINFKVSEAIFDELYKKCVNYLSHKKLYVFDGYAGANPETRVSLRVVSEKAWQHHFCTNMFLRPAKEELPGLDPEFTIINACGIKNENFKQHGMNSEVFVIFHLAKKICIIGGTEYGGEMKKGIFSVMNYKLPLEGILSMHCSANVGKEGDTALFFGLSGTGKTTLSTDPNRKLIGDDEHGWDDNGIFNIEGGCYAKVINLDRQTEPDIYEAIRKDALLENVVYDPQTKVVDYSSAAKTENTRVSYPIFHINNIQVPSKGGHPKTIIFLTYDAFGVLPPVSKLSIEQAMYHFLSGYTAKVAGTERGIKEPTATFSACFGAAFMTLHPTKYAKLLGEKMKKHNVRAYLMNTGLVGGSYGVGKRMNLPSTRKIIDEILNGNIEKSEFVTHPVFQVAYPKTISGVDSAILDPREAWTDKASYDAIAKKLGEMFIKNFKQYAEGSKDFDFTAFGPKI; translated from the coding sequence ATGCAGGCCCAGACGACTCAGGTAAAAGGCTTGAAGGAACTCGGACTCGAACCTTCTGAAATTTTCCATAATCTTTCCTATGATGAAATCTATGAGCATGAGAAAAGAAACGGGGAGACCGTAATTTCCAGCAATGGAACTATGATGGTAGACACCGGAATCTTTACCGGCAGATCCCCAAAAGATAAGTATTTCGTGGATGAGCCTTCCTCCAATGGAAACATTTGGTGGAGTCATATCAATTTTAAAGTTTCCGAAGCGATCTTCGACGAGCTATATAAGAAATGTGTGAATTATCTGAGTCACAAAAAACTCTACGTTTTCGACGGTTACGCCGGTGCGAACCCGGAAACAAGAGTGAGTCTGCGCGTAGTTTCTGAAAAAGCTTGGCAACACCACTTTTGCACAAACATGTTCCTTCGTCCTGCTAAGGAAGAATTACCGGGCCTTGATCCTGAATTCACGATCATCAACGCTTGCGGCATTAAGAATGAAAATTTCAAACAACACGGAATGAATTCCGAGGTTTTCGTAATCTTCCACCTCGCTAAGAAGATTTGTATCATCGGTGGAACCGAATACGGCGGAGAAATGAAAAAAGGTATTTTCTCCGTTATGAATTATAAACTTCCGTTAGAGGGAATTCTTAGTATGCATTGTTCTGCGAACGTAGGCAAAGAGGGGGATACGGCTCTTTTTTTTGGGCTTTCCGGAACCGGTAAGACAACTCTTTCTACGGACCCGAATCGTAAATTGATCGGAGACGACGAGCACGGTTGGGACGACAATGGGATTTTCAATATCGAAGGAGGTTGTTACGCTAAGGTAATTAACTTAGATCGCCAAACCGAACCTGATATTTACGAAGCAATTCGTAAGGACGCTCTTCTGGAGAATGTGGTTTACGATCCTCAAACGAAGGTTGTGGATTATTCTTCCGCCGCAAAAACAGAAAACACTCGTGTTTCTTATCCGATTTTTCACATCAATAATATTCAAGTTCCTTCCAAAGGAGGACATCCAAAAACCATTATATTCTTAACTTATGATGCGTTTGGAGTTCTTCCGCCTGTTTCCAAGTTAAGCATCGAACAGGCGATGTACCATTTCCTTTCCGGTTACACTGCGAAGGTTGCTGGAACTGAAAGAGGAATCAAGGAACCTACCGCTACGTTCTCTGCTTGTTTTGGGGCTGCGTTTATGACTCTTCACCCGACCAAATATGCTAAGTTACTCGGTGAGAAAATGAAAAAGCATAATGTAAGAGCGTATTTGATGAACACTGGTCTTGTAGGCGGATCTTACGGGGTTGGAAAGCGTATGAATCTTCCTTCTACTCGTAAAATCATAGACGAGATCTTAAATGGCAATATTGAAAAGTCCGAGTTCGTGACTCACCCAGTTTTTCAGGTAGCTTATCCTAAGACAATCAGCGGAGTCGATAGCGCGATACTAGATCCGAGGGAAGCTTGGACTGACAAGGCCTCTTACGATGCGATTGCTAAAAAGTTAGGGGAAATGTTTATTAAGAACTTTAAGCAGTACGCGGAAGGTTCTAAAGATTTCGATTTCACTGCTTTTGGCCCAAAAATCTAA
- a CDS encoding PIN/TRAM domain-containing protein, with protein MVHFYKVLTSLFLSGITFAVTDKQAGDFYLAGSIAGVVLLISSILLYGESNLFPKLKADVLFCAGFGALIGLAIAWFVGAAVHFEELNVAFYFLFALFGILSGIAFAKEPGLGIFGGGGSGNGFGVGIEKEEVKDKILDTSVVIDGRILDIADTHFLDGPLILPNFVLREIQLISDSSDPIKRARGRRGLEMLNKLQRKGSIEVKITYKDYSDTREVDAKLIKLARDTGGKIVTNDFNLNKVAELQGVKVLNLNTLANALKPVVLPGEELGIQVIKEGKDENQGIGYLEDGTMVVIENGGHLVGKEVKVTVTSIIQTAAGKMIFTKANPNGASEKGSRQPHSS; from the coding sequence ATGGTTCATTTCTACAAAGTACTCACGTCTCTATTCCTTTCTGGAATTACATTTGCAGTAACAGATAAGCAAGCTGGAGATTTTTATTTAGCTGGTTCTATTGCTGGGGTTGTTTTATTAATTTCCTCCATTCTTCTGTACGGAGAATCCAATCTTTTTCCAAAACTCAAAGCCGACGTACTTTTTTGTGCCGGATTTGGCGCTCTTATCGGACTTGCGATTGCTTGGTTTGTGGGAGCCGCCGTTCACTTTGAGGAATTAAATGTGGCGTTTTACTTTTTATTTGCTCTCTTTGGAATTCTTTCGGGAATTGCATTTGCTAAGGAACCAGGCCTCGGAATTTTCGGTGGCGGCGGTTCTGGAAACGGATTTGGAGTCGGTATTGAAAAGGAAGAAGTCAAAGATAAAATTCTAGATACCTCGGTGGTGATCGATGGAAGAATCTTAGATATTGCGGATACGCATTTTTTAGACGGACCTTTGATTCTCCCTAATTTTGTATTGAGAGAGATTCAGCTTATCAGCGATTCTTCCGATCCGATCAAAAGGGCGAGAGGAAGAAGAGGGCTTGAAATGTTGAATAAACTTCAACGTAAAGGTTCTATAGAAGTAAAAATTACTTATAAAGATTATTCTGATACCCGTGAAGTCGATGCTAAACTGATTAAGTTGGCGAGAGATACCGGTGGAAAGATTGTAACCAACGATTTCAATCTGAATAAGGTTGCCGAACTGCAAGGCGTAAAGGTCTTGAATTTGAATACTCTTGCAAATGCCCTGAAACCCGTCGTTCTACCCGGAGAAGAACTTGGGATTCAAGTGATCAAAGAAGGAAAGGACGAGAATCAAGGAATCGGTTATTTGGAAGATGGTACAATGGTTGTTATTGAAAACGGTGGTCACCTTGTTGGGAAAGAAGTCAAAGTGACAGTAACTTCTATCATTCAAACTGCGGCTGGGAAAATGATCTTCACGAAAGCAAATCCGAATGGAGCTTCTGAAAAGGGAAGCCGCCAACCCCATTCTTCTTGA
- a CDS encoding CarD family transcriptional regulator gives MAAKKKNSEIEHKVGDYVVYPIHGVGEILEISKKNILGKKKDCYVLEIQGSKMKVMIPVDKAEQVRIRPIIDKKEIKKVIALLKKDEVDTEEDWKIRYQNNLNKIKSGSIYEVGEVCRNLFRRASGKELSIMERKLYESAYNLVKMEVALSKGVTQEEAGNLVSDVLASTLTPSERKAEED, from the coding sequence TTGGCTGCCAAAAAGAAAAATTCCGAAATCGAACACAAGGTAGGCGATTACGTAGTCTATCCCATCCATGGGGTTGGAGAAATTCTTGAAATCTCCAAAAAGAATATCCTTGGTAAAAAGAAGGATTGCTACGTTCTCGAAATCCAGGGTAGTAAGATGAAGGTTATGATACCTGTTGATAAAGCAGAGCAGGTTCGAATTCGCCCTATCATCGATAAAAAAGAGATCAAAAAAGTCATAGCGCTCCTTAAGAAGGACGAAGTTGACACAGAAGAGGACTGGAAGATCCGCTACCAAAATAACCTCAACAAGATCAAATCCGGGTCAATTTATGAGGTCGGAGAAGTCTGCAGAAACTTATTTCGTAGAGCAAGTGGAAAAGAACTCTCCATTATGGAGAGAAAGCTTTATGAAAGTGCCTATAATCTTGTGAAAATGGAAGTTGCATTGAGTAAAGGTGTTACGCAAGAAGAAGCGGGGAATCTCGTTTCCGACGTATTAGCAAGCACTCTTACTCCTAGTGAAAGAAAGGCAGAAGAAGACTAA